The sequence TGGACACCGTCACCGAGGGGCGGATGGCGATTGCCATGGCCCGCCAGGGCGGCATCGGCGTGCTGCACCGCAACCTCTCGGTGGAGGACCAGGCGCTCCAGGTCGACCTGGTCAAGCGCTCCGAGTCCGGCATGATCACCAACCCGGTGACCGCCAGCCCGGACGACACCCTCCGCGATGTCGACGCGCTCTGCGGCCGATACCGGATCTCCGGCGTCCCCGTGGTCGACGGTCAGGGCCAGCTCGTCGGCATCGTGACCAACCGCGACATGCGCTTCGTCTCCGACCCGGCCACCCCGGTCCGCGAGATCATGACCCGGACCCCGCTGGTCACCGCCCCGGTCGGGGTGAGCAAGGACGAGGCGCTCGACCTGCTGCGCCGGCACAAGGTGGAGAAGCTGCCGATCGTCGACGACTCGGGCAAGCTGCGCGGCCTGATCACGGTCAAGGACTTCACCAAGAGCGAGCAGTACCCGAACGCCACCAAGGACTCCGCCGGCCGGCTCCGGGTGGCCGCCGCGATCGGCGTGGGCGAGGACGCGTACAAGCGGGCCCGCACCCTGGTCGACGCCGGGGTGGACATGCTGATCGTGGACACCGCCCACGGCCACCAGCGGGCCGTGCTGGAGATGGTCGCCCGGCTCAAGAAGGACGTCACGATCGACATCGTCGGCGGCAACATCGCCACGTACGCCGGCGCGAAGGCGCTGGTCGACGCGGGCGCCGACGGCGTCAAGGTGGGTGTCGGCCCCGGCGCCATCTGCACCACCCGGATCGTGGCCGGGGTGGGCGTACCGCAGATCACGGCGATCATGGAGGCGGCGCGGGCGGCCCGGCCGGCCGGCGTGCCGGTGATCGGCGACGGCGGCATCCAGTACTCGGGCGACATCGCCAAGGCCCTGGTGGCCGGCGCCGACACGGTGATGCTCGGCGGCCTGCTGGCCGGCTGCGAGGAGAGCCCGGGCGAGCTGCTCTTCATCAACGGCAAGCAGTACAAGGCGTACCGGGGGATGGGCTCGCTCGGCGCGATGCAGTCCCGCGGCCAGGCCAAGTCGTACTCCAAGGACCGCTACTTCCAGCAGGACGTGACCAGCGACGAGAAGCTGGTCCCGGAGGGCGTCGAGGGTCAGGTGCCCTACCGGGGCCCGCTCTCCCAGGTCGCCCACCAGCTCGTCGGCGGACTGCGGCTGGCGATGGGGTACGCCGGTGCCGAGAGCATCCCCGAGCTCCACCGGCGTGGCCAGCTCATCCGGATCACCGCGGCCGGGCTGAAGGAGAGCCACCCGCACGACATCCAGATGACCGTCGAGGCGCCCAACTACCACACCCGCTGACCTTCACCCCCAACCACCTGGAGTCCCCCATGCGTGACGTGGTCGAGATCGGGCTGGGCAAGACCGCGCAGCGCGGTTACCACCTGGACGACATCGCGATCGTGCCGAGCCGCCGCACCCGGGACGTTGACGACGTCTCCACCGCGTGGCAGCTCGACGCGTACCAGTTCGGCATCCCCTGCGTCGGGCACCCGTCCGACGCGACGATGAGCCCTTCCTCGGCGGTGCGGCTCGGCCAGCTCGGCGGCCTCGGCGTGCTCAACGTCGAGGGCCTCTGGACCCGGTACGAGAACCCGACGAAGGTGCTGGAGGAGCTGGCCGGCCTGGACGAGGACGCCCGGGCCACCCGGCGGCTCCAGGAGGTCTACGCCGAGCCGATCCGTCCCGACCTGAT comes from Micromonospora viridifaciens and encodes:
- the guaB gene encoding IMP dehydrogenase, which produces MENSPRTDLPAGVDGGELAGHLPELPAGSARVVPLGLTFDDVLLQPGESDVVPSRVNTRTKLTRNIELNVPLLSSAMDTVTEGRMAIAMARQGGIGVLHRNLSVEDQALQVDLVKRSESGMITNPVTASPDDTLRDVDALCGRYRISGVPVVDGQGQLVGIVTNRDMRFVSDPATPVREIMTRTPLVTAPVGVSKDEALDLLRRHKVEKLPIVDDSGKLRGLITVKDFTKSEQYPNATKDSAGRLRVAAAIGVGEDAYKRARTLVDAGVDMLIVDTAHGHQRAVLEMVARLKKDVTIDIVGGNIATYAGAKALVDAGADGVKVGVGPGAICTTRIVAGVGVPQITAIMEAARAARPAGVPVIGDGGIQYSGDIAKALVAGADTVMLGGLLAGCEESPGELLFINGKQYKAYRGMGSLGAMQSRGQAKSYSKDRYFQQDVTSDEKLVPEGVEGQVPYRGPLSQVAHQLVGGLRLAMGYAGAESIPELHRRGQLIRITAAGLKESHPHDIQMTVEAPNYHTR